Proteins found in one Neodiprion lecontei isolate iyNeoLeco1 chromosome 6, iyNeoLeco1.1, whole genome shotgun sequence genomic segment:
- the LOC107225980 gene encoding uncharacterized protein LOC107225980 isoform X1 has protein sequence MRAIRKFALLFVLMAQTVHGQFVPILTDPTAYTTAVIDALWVKIRNHGLSNLPVLDSTVNYNVTDLGVELIGPVSFEDGFVQDVDLVYGSPQHFTSTTGTTSGTVNGRILFENITVYLDLRADLSQGMKIGTIVAKPETFAFQLTISKPHNENNITSTVSFLLLSNIEWDIVPDDLIMRLIRRRFAMQSAMQPQVVNLLLPTAYQWEPILLKFVEEIVQTMEFPQLDF, from the exons ATGCGGGCTATCAGAAAATTCGCGCTCTTATTCGTTCTCATGGCGCAAACTGTTCACGGACAGTTCGTGCCAATTCTAACCGATCCAACCGCCTACACCACGGCAGTGATCGACGCGCTTTGGGTGAAGATTAGGAATCATGGATTATCGAATCTCCCCGTCCTCGACTCTACGGTGAATTACAA TGTGACAGACCTTGGTGTCGAACTGATTGGCCCGGTATCATTCGAGGATGGGTTCGTACAAGATGTCGACTTGGTTTACGGCAGCCCTCAACACTTTACCTCCACAACGGGGACAACTTCAGGCACAGTGAACGGACGCATATTATTCGAAAACATTACGGTATACCTGGATTTGCGTGCAGATCTTTCCCAAGGGATGAAAATCGGGACTATCGTCGCGAAGCCCGAAACTTTCGCGTTCCAGCTGACA ATCTCAAAACCACACAATGAGAATAATATTACTTCAACCGTGTCATTTTTGTTGTTAAGTAATATCGAATGGGATATAGTTCCGGATGACCTGATAATGAGGTTAATACGAAGAAGGTTTGCCATGCAAAGTGCGATGCAGCCACAAGTGGTGAATTTACTTCTTCCAACGGCTTACCAATGGGAGCCAATACTTTTAAAATTTGTCGAAGAAATTGTTCAGACGATGGAGTTTCCACAATTAGATTTTTAG
- the LOC107225980 gene encoding uncharacterized protein LOC107225980 isoform X2, translating into MRAIRKFALLFVLMAQTVHGQFVPILTDPTAYTTAVIDALWVKIRNHGLSNLPVLDSTVNYNVTDLGVELIGPVSFEDGFVQDVDLVYGSPQHFTSTTGTTSGTVNGRILFENITISKPHNENNITSTVSFLLLSNIEWDIVPDDLIMRLIRRRFAMQSAMQPQVVNLLLPTAYQWEPILLKFVEEIVQTMEFPQLDF; encoded by the exons ATGCGGGCTATCAGAAAATTCGCGCTCTTATTCGTTCTCATGGCGCAAACTGTTCACGGACAGTTCGTGCCAATTCTAACCGATCCAACCGCCTACACCACGGCAGTGATCGACGCGCTTTGGGTGAAGATTAGGAATCATGGATTATCGAATCTCCCCGTCCTCGACTCTACGGTGAATTACAA TGTGACAGACCTTGGTGTCGAACTGATTGGCCCGGTATCATTCGAGGATGGGTTCGTACAAGATGTCGACTTGGTTTACGGCAGCCCTCAACACTTTACCTCCACAACGGGGACAACTTCAGGCACAGTGAACGGACGCATATTATTCGAAAACATTACG ATCTCAAAACCACACAATGAGAATAATATTACTTCAACCGTGTCATTTTTGTTGTTAAGTAATATCGAATGGGATATAGTTCCGGATGACCTGATAATGAGGTTAATACGAAGAAGGTTTGCCATGCAAAGTGCGATGCAGCCACAAGTGGTGAATTTACTTCTTCCAACGGCTTACCAATGGGAGCCAATACTTTTAAAATTTGTCGAAGAAATTGTTCAGACGATGGAGTTTCCACAATTAGATTTTTAG